DNA sequence from the Methylacidiphilum kamchatkense Kam1 genome:
ACGATCTCTTTTTTTTCTTTTAAAACGGCTGCGGCTTCAATGACGATATCCAATCCCTGCTTTATCCCCATATTCCCTGTATGGGCAACGATTATTTTATTTTCCAACCCGTATTTTTTCTTAAAATCCAGAGCCTTTTTTTGTCAGGCAATAAAAATAGATCTGGATCGGCCCAATCCGGGAGAAGAACGACCTTCTCAGCTGGTATCCCCTTAGAAAGGATCTTTGCCCGCATGGTTCTAGTTAAAGTCGAAATTTTTGTTGCTTTGTCATACGAAAATTTCTCCAATTTATAGAGAATATCGAAAAAAACACTGGATCTGATCATTCTAAGATCCCTAGCAGCGTCCGGCTGCAGATCTGGCACATGAAAGATATAAGGGATTTTCCACAATCGACTTAAGAGAAATGCGATGGCTCCCAAGCCAAGAGGTGGAGAAACAACAAAAAGCAGATCTGGTTTTCTTAGAAAAAGGGCTCTTAGGAACGAAGAGACAATAAAAGAGCCTTCATGGACAATTCTCCTCAAAGTTGTTACATTTCTTGGAACATAAATAAATGAACGATATATAGTAACCCCATTATGACTTTCCGATAGATAAAACTTTCTCCGATATTCGGCAGATATTTTCCATAAAGGATAATAAGGGAAGGCTGTAAGCATGGAAACTTTGTAACCTCTGGCTGCAAAAAATTCACACCGTCCCGTATTGAAAAGGCTTATGCCTGTTTTTTCAGGCCAGTAGTTAATTCCAAGGAAAAGAATCCGATAGGAAGACATATTGGTTACAGGAGGAATCCTACAGGAAGGCAATGGATTAAAGTTTAACGGTGCTGGAGGATAAAGGTCAATAAGAAAAATCAAGTTGTCTTTGGGTCTGACAGGATTCGAACCTGTAACCAAGGGATTATGAGTCCCCTGCTCTGCCGTTGAGCTACAGACCCTTCCAATCCTTTTGATTCTACTTTAATATCTAAGGTTTTCAAAATAATTTTGAGCCCCCTGAAGTATTCCTTCAACTACAATTTCTGCAGCTCCCAAAGATCTTTATGCGGCTTTTTCTAGTTGACATAAAATATGATAATGATAATCCATTATCAATTATGTTTTCTGGCCATGGTCCAGCTCACTATTATTTGGGTTTTCTTGCTTTGCTCTTCCTAGTTCCCCACACAGTTTGTTTTGCTGCATCCACTCAGCAACAAACAGTTGATCAACCCTTTGCTTCCCTTCCTGAAGTGACCGTGAGCGCTAGCAAACTTTCTGAGGTTTTCCTTCCAGAATCCACCTCTTGTTATGCCACTCCGCTGCCAGTTCTCGATACCCCTAGAGCGGTAAGCCCCATTTCACAGACTTTAATGAAGACGGCAGGCATCGGTTCTTGGGGGAAACTCGATCCTCTCAGTTTTACCTACATCAACCCAGCAGCCATGGTCGACCCTTCACAAACGGGTTGTACTTCTGCTCCAGATATTCGAGGAACCACCGGCCTCACATTTATTAACGGTATGGAACAAACCGTTAACATGCCACTTCAAGATCTACCGTGGAACCTGAACATGGTAGAATCGATCGATCTGGTCGAAGGCCCACCAGGTGCCGTCTTTGGTTCCACTCAGCCTTCTAATGGCTATGTTAATTATATAACAAAACAGCCCTATTTCGATAGGTTCAGGGGTAACTTGTGGGATACCACCGGCATGTATCGCCAATACATGTGGGGAGCTGATATGGGCGGGCCAGTTTCTGGAACCCATAACAAGCTTGGCTACCGCTTCAGCTATATGGGAATCGATAGTGGTAGTTATTATGACCTGATTAAGGATCAACAGCAAAATTTTTACGTGGCCTTGGGCTATAGGCCTACTGAAAATTACCAATCTGATTTGTATCTCGATTTTGGAACCTATAGCTATATGCTAGAAGATGTTCTTTTAAATCGACCCACCACTTCTTTGATCGAAAACGGGCTTTACTATCCAGGATTCCTTCCTCCCTCCGAAGTCAATACAGGTACTGAAAATAATCCTCCAGCTTCGAACTACCTAAAAACGGCTTTACCTATCAGCAGAAGGGCAAATGTCAAATATCCTGGTGATCTAGGAAGGGCACAAACAGCCATGGCGCAATGGATTCAGAGATTTCAACTTCAGGATAATCTCCAGTTAGTTAACAACACCTTCTTTTGGTACCAGACCCATGTTTCTAGTGAAGACGAATTTTTCTTTAATGAAGCTTGGATTGGAAATTATGAAATCGATAACCGCACTGAGCTACGCTGGATTTTTGAAACGGCTGGCTTCAAAGATCCAATCGGACACTTTGTAGATACAGGCTTGGAATGGCGGTATCAGTACGCTCTAGCTTATGACTCTTTTAGTTTTGTGGTTCCTAACGGCTGGAGTGTTTTTGAGAACCCTTTCCAAAGAAATGCTCTTTTTTCAGGAAATTTTCAAGCTTTAATCGGCAACCCTGCTGGTCCTGGAGGTGGAGAATGGCTGGTACCGACAGGTCCCTATCCCCTGTATTTTGAACCTTTAAATGGAGCTACCGGGAGCAATCTCAGCCGGTACTGGAGAATATCTCCATTCTGGCAAGATAATATCCGTTTAACAAAAACCCTTTCGATCATCTTCGGAGCAAGAATAAACCTTTATGAAGTTTCTACTGAAACTCCTCCTGGAACCCCTGCTTTTTTGTTTGAAAGTCTTACTACTTCCCAATTAGCCCCTCAAATCAATATAAGCCCCTACTGGAAACCCTATCCATGGCTAAATTTTTACTTTAATTTCAATTGGCAACAAACTACCGTTGTTGCAGGCGGAGGTGGCTATTCTCCACTATTTGGCCCTTCAGCTTTTCATCTTCTAAACGAGCTGGAAGAATTGGGGGTAAAACTTAATCTGATAGAAAACCAACTTTTCCTCTCCTCAGATCTGTTTATAGAAAATACCTATCTTTTTAATTTTGGATTGCCTCCTACTCCAGTCAATATTAAAGGATTTGAAACCAGTTTACAGTATCAACCATCCTCTCACTTTTGGCTAAAAGCCAACTATCTATTCATGAACGGAGTTGAAAACTGGAATGGGCTACCCACTGGTCCGCCTCTAGCACAAACCTACTCAACGACGGTAGCTGCTCTACTAGGGCTACCTCTGGACAATTCTGGATCTTTCCCACCCGGCAAATATGCATTAATCGCATGGCCTGAGCAGATAGTTTCAGGAATGGCAACTTACCAATTTGAGAATGGCTTGGGGATTAGTCTTGGTGCACTATTGATGAGTGATATGTTTCTAGGATATGAGCATCAAGTAAGAATCCCAACCCAATTTATCCCCAATGCCCAATTGTTTTATTCCGATAAAAACTGGGAACTCAGAACTGCCTTTTACAATTTTACAAATGAACATTATTGGCTTCCAAATGGTTTTGGATTTACCCAAGTCCGAACCCTTAACCTTGATACCATTTTTCCTGGCTGGCCGTTCTGGGTTGAAGGCACTTTATCCTATAAGTTCTGATTTATTTTGAGATTTTTCCAAAAGGACACACATTGGAGGATTTTCTCCACTACTCTTTGCTAAGGTAGAAATTTCCCCTCCCTTTTTGATGCTTTTGAATAGCCAGGGATTATAGCGGTGTAAATATCTCTTTGGCTGAAGTTCGCCTGTAGCTGAGCAACAAAGTAACTCACTGTAGGCCTTATAGTTACGCACTGTCCCAATAATTCTAAAAAGATTGCCATATTCCATTTGGGTTTTCCTGGAATCCATTACCAGATAAGAGTAAGCCACTGAACGAAGGTCGATCCCTAAAAGGTTTTGAATGTGACTCCAAAAAGAACTGTGAAAGACATGGCGAGGAACAGAAGCAAAGAAATGACACCAATTCTTTTCTTGATTAAGCATTTGGCATTTTTGTTGATGGAGACAGGGAGCAACCACCCAAAATTTTTCTTTTAACACTTCTCTCAGTTCTATAATTTTCTTTGAATATTCCTTTTTTGCAGGTTCAACCCATAGGATGGCTTCAGCCTTTTTTGCAATAGTAAGCATTTCATCCATATATTTTTCAGTTAGCTCCCCAATAACATGACTGAGTAGAAGAATAAACGGCTTAGGGATCTGCGACAGATTAAGCTCCTTTGTGGCAATATTCGGACACTCGCTACTAAAAGCTGCTTGTGCATATCGCATAGCCAAGGAAGAATAATCCCAGAAAAAACAGGATAATAGCTGAAAATTATTTTTTAGAGCCCAACCATAAAAGGTTCTTGCAGCAATACCTGATCCACATCCCCAGTCGATCAAATGGGACTTAGGTGGAATCCAGTCAAGCAAAGAAAGCTCTCTTAAAACACTTTGCCATTTCCACCGAATCCTCTCTCCAAAAACTTTATCGTAAATGCTTAGCTCTGCTTCAGACTTCCAATAAGGCTGCGTCTGTTTCTCTTGAGAAAGAAAAATATTCCTCAGTTTCTCAAGAATTTCTTTCTCATCTTTTGTCAATTCAGTCCTCATTCTTCGTACTACCTCCTGCCATGGAATACCCTTGTATGCTTTACCGCCTACGATGATGTTTTGGAAAAAAATTTAGAATTTTATTTCTAATAAGAATATGCCATGTGTTTCAAAATGCCAGCATCAGCAAAAGAGGGTAGTCTGTAAGAAGTCTTAAAGAGGCTGCTCGAATTGATCCACATGGAAAATTTTTCCAACTTGCCTATAGCAAAAAGCGGATTTTTAGCGCATTTAGCCAAAAACAGAGAGTGGCAAGAAAAAAGAAAATCCCAATTTGCTAGCATCAAATTTCTTCACAAAGGTCAAATTCTTGCTAATCTTTTCCCCTTCAACTTCTTCTTGAAAACAAAGCTCTCTACAGAAGCGCATGTTAAAACTTATAGGCAACCGTTCCTTGTATCCAGAAAGCCTGACCTGAAACTACCCAATCTGAATTCGATCCACTATCCGGAGAAGCTCCAGCAGCTGCAGCATAAGGGATCCAATAGTGACTGTTGAAAAAATTCCAGAAATAAAGCGAGGCTTCCCACCTTTTACTCGAATAAAAAACCTGAATATTGGCATAGTCTTGAGCAGGAATCCAAGCTGTGTAATTCCAAAAACTCGGGGTAGCGGCCATCCACGTTCCGCTAATCGTCACTCCAAAACCATTGTCGAACTTATAACTAACCATGGCATTGGCGACTATATCAGGGAAATCAATCCAAGGCCAAATTCCAGGTCCATATCCAAACCCAAACATTCCCGCATCATCCAAAGGAAGATGATGTCTAAAGGCATAGCCGGTAGAATAAGATTGCGTTTCAGGGGACCAAAAGGCAGGTCGCTAAAGTTGGATATTCCTCGCATGTAAGCAAATCCTGCTCTAGCCCAAAAATGTCGATTAGGTTGATAATTTAGATTAAACTGAAAAGCGGTCATATGCGTTACTACAGGCGGTAAGGCAACGTAGCCTTCCTCTAAATGGCTTCGAATTCCAGCTGCGGTCAGATACAGTTTGTTATGGAAAAGGTTAAACTTTAATCCACCTTCAATGTATTGATCCAAAAGACGCATATTATTTTGAGAAAAAACAGGAGCAAAGCCACCCATATCGGCCGCAGCGGTAGAATAAAGCCAGTTAAAATTAAAATACATGGTCATCCAAGGAAACGGCTTATAGACTGGACTGATATTAAAAAGCGGAGCCAGAGAGGTTGTTCTAAATTGTGCGAATTGATCTGGAGGTGTACCCGGTGGAGTTACTGCATCGACTATATAGGTAGTTGCCCGTGCGCCGGCTAGAAGACTAACCTTTGGATGAAATTGAATATTCCATTGCAGAAAGGGAGCAAAGGCCCAATATTGACAATCAGTCGTCCCTGTTATTCCATTGCCTGGTTCAAAATAATAACCTGGCATCCCAGGTATAGGCACTTCGATTTGTTGAGCCACTAAAGCCTGCCAAGCAGGAGTAAGCCTTGCATCCCAAAGCAAAGGATTTTCGTTCATAATATCAAATTCATTAGGAATATTCAAAAAATTGGTTGAAACATAATCTAGGTTCCTTTGGTAATGCCATTCAAAGCCGGTGTCCACATAGTGAAAAAAATCAAGCCCTTCTTGTTGATCTGCTCCCTCCTGTTTTCCCCAATGAGTTTTTCTTCCAGGTTTTCCCCCAACTGGAGTATCAAACTGTAATCGAATTTCCGTGCGATTATCGACCTCATAATCACCCATTACCGCTTCATCATAAAAGTAGGCAGGCTGGATCGCTCGATGACGGGTATACCAGACTAGGGTATTGTTTACGATATCGAAGCCCTCAGCAATATGAGCTTTTTGGATCAACTGCGTCATCCCTTGATACCCTGTTTGTGCCGCATTGGGAGGAATAAGCATTGCTCTGCGGTTAACCGGTTGAAGTCCAGCTCCAGGAAATTGATTATAAGGAATAGGCTGTCCATTAGGGAAAGTCGGAGGAAAACTATTTATCTGAGAAACTGGCAGATATCCCGTGTAATAAAGGCC
Encoded proteins:
- a CDS encoding small ribosomal subunit Rsm22 family protein produces the protein MRTELTKDEKEILEKLRNIFLSQEKQTQPYWKSEAELSIYDKVFGERIRWKWQSVLRELSLLDWIPPKSHLIDWGCGSGIAARTFYGWALKNNFQLLSCFFWDYSSLAMRYAQAAFSSECPNIATKELNLSQIPKPFILLLSHVIGELTEKYMDEMLTIAKKAEAILWVEPAKKEYSKKIIELREVLKEKFWVVAPCLHQQKCQMLNQEKNWCHFFASVPRHVFHSSFWSHIQNLLGIDLRSVAYSYLVMDSRKTQMEYGNLFRIIGTVRNYKAYSELLCCSATGELQPKRYLHRYNPWLFKSIKKGGEISTLAKSSGENPPMCVLLEKSQNKSELIG
- a CDS encoding glycosyltransferase; translation: MVTGSNPVRPKDNLIFLIDLYPPAPLNFNPLPSCRIPPVTNMSSYRILFLGINYWPEKTGISLFNTGRCEFFAARGYKVSMLTAFPYYPLWKISAEYRRKFYLSESHNGVTIYRSFIYVPRNVTTLRRIVHEGSFIVSSFLRALFLRKPDLLFVVSPPLGLGAIAFLLSRLWKIPYIFHVPDLQPDAARDLRMIRSSVFFDILYKLEKFSYDKATKISTLTRTMRAKILSKGIPAEKVVLLPDWADPDLFLLPDKKRLWILRKNTGWKIK
- a CDS encoding TonB-dependent receptor gives rise to the protein MRLFLVDIKYDNDNPLSIMFSGHGPAHYYLGFLALLFLVPHTVCFAASTQQQTVDQPFASLPEVTVSASKLSEVFLPESTSCYATPLPVLDTPRAVSPISQTLMKTAGIGSWGKLDPLSFTYINPAAMVDPSQTGCTSAPDIRGTTGLTFINGMEQTVNMPLQDLPWNLNMVESIDLVEGPPGAVFGSTQPSNGYVNYITKQPYFDRFRGNLWDTTGMYRQYMWGADMGGPVSGTHNKLGYRFSYMGIDSGSYYDLIKDQQQNFYVALGYRPTENYQSDLYLDFGTYSYMLEDVLLNRPTTSLIENGLYYPGFLPPSEVNTGTENNPPASNYLKTALPISRRANVKYPGDLGRAQTAMAQWIQRFQLQDNLQLVNNTFFWYQTHVSSEDEFFFNEAWIGNYEIDNRTELRWIFETAGFKDPIGHFVDTGLEWRYQYALAYDSFSFVVPNGWSVFENPFQRNALFSGNFQALIGNPAGPGGGEWLVPTGPYPLYFEPLNGATGSNLSRYWRISPFWQDNIRLTKTLSIIFGARINLYEVSTETPPGTPAFLFESLTTSQLAPQINISPYWKPYPWLNFYFNFNWQQTTVVAGGGGYSPLFGPSAFHLLNELEELGVKLNLIENQLFLSSDLFIENTYLFNFGLPPTPVNIKGFETSLQYQPSSHFWLKANYLFMNGVENWNGLPTGPPLAQTYSTTVAALLGLPLDNSGSFPPGKYALIAWPEQIVSGMATYQFENGLGISLGALLMSDMFLGYEHQVRIPTQFIPNAQLFYSDKNWELRTAFYNFTNEHYWLPNGFGFTQVRTLNLDTIFPGWPFWVEGTLSYKF
- a CDS encoding TonB-dependent receptor — encoded protein: MIKRFFTIHTNLWVGVAFVFLFSHFSLAQQSSNNWSEGNGTAQGSLLQNGGMGEDVPIVKASRSKISSTQSDPAPTTTISEINVYAKPELTMQPTSSDIDSVYGIPMNVMDTPRTVTPVNKTLMYASGVNALGGMMNPMALLTVNPTTYGSVMDFMTDAPYVLGTQAVPYVNGIELSLTNIMMGNAGLPWNWNMIESFDILEGPANAVYGQTQGSNGIVNYVTKQPYFDKFRGYVYDTTGMYENYIWGLDVGGPINDKLAYRFSYMGTESGSWWQYVHNDEQDFYAALSAKPIENYTADWYFNMEFADASPLGYSGMNRPSNELFWNGLYYTGYLPVSQINSFPPTFPNGQPIPYNQFPGAGLQPVNRRAMLIPPNAAQTGYQGMTQLIQKAHIAEGFDIVNNTLVWYTRHRAIQPAYFYDEAVMGDYEVDNRTEIRLQFDTPVGGKPGRKTHWGKQEGADQQEGLDFFHYVDTGFEWHYQRNLDYVSTNFLNIPNEFDIMNENPLLWDARLTPAWQALVAQQIEVPIPGMPGYYFEPGNGITGTTDCQYWAFAPFLQWNIQFHPKVSLLAGARATTYIVDAVTPPGTPPDQFAQFRTTSLAPLFNISPVYKPFPWMTMYFNFNWLYSTAAADMGGFAPVFSQNNMRLLDQYIEGGLKFNLFHNKLYLTAAGIRSHLEEGYVALPPVVTHMTAFQFNLNYQPNRHFWARAGFAYMRGISNFSDLPFGPLKRNLILPAMPLDIIFLWMMRECLGLDMDLEFGLGLISLI